The following proteins are encoded in a genomic region of Brachypodium distachyon strain Bd21 chromosome 1, Brachypodium_distachyon_v3.0, whole genome shotgun sequence:
- the LOC100837205 gene encoding lipase isoform X2, with translation MGRAAAVAAAMMVLLLLSTASHGTRREPSVKNSGQAPFVFNYTLAKTIVEYASAVYMTDLTALYTWTCSRCNDLVQGFEVRCIIVDVQNCLQAFIGVDHNLNAIVVAIRGTQVNSVQNWIKDLVWKQVNFNYPNMPNAKVHTGFYSTYNNTLLRPAITNAVRKARKLYGDISIIVTGHSMGGAMASFCALDLAVWEHDVDGNKTFQVCDGSGEDPNCSRSVFALFLSATDHLTYMGVEIAADDWSTCRIVMAQSVERLRSNLAGNAIAPKNPVDVVIVDHAVQIGRSSSS, from the exons ATGGGGAGGGCCGCAGCCGTGGCGGCAGCTATGATGGTGCTCTTGCTGCTCTCTACAGCCTCACATGGAACACGGAGAG AACCCAGTGTCAAGAACAGTGGCCAGGCACCATTTGTTTTTAACTATACTCTAGCTAAGACAATTGTGGAATATGCTTCAGCT GTGTATATGACGGATCTAACAGCTCTATATACATGGACATGCTCAAGATGCAATGACTTGGTTCAA GGGTTTGAGGTTAGATGTATAATTGTTGATGTCCAGAACTGCTTGCAG GCATTCATTGGTGTTGATCATAATCTCAATGCTATCGTTGTTGCAATCAGGGGAACTCAAGTGAACAG TGTGCAGAACTGGATTAAGGACTTGGTATGGAAGCAGGTTAATTTCAACTATCCAAACATGCCCAATGCAAAG GTCCACACTGGATTTTACTCCACTTACAATAATACACTTTTACGCCCAGCTATCACAAATGCTGTTCGCAAAGCAAGGAAATTATACGGAGATATCAGCATAATAGTTACAGGGCATTCTATGGGTGGAGCGATGGCTTCTTTTTGTGCACTTGATCTTGCT GTATGGGAGCATGACGTTGATGGCAACAAAACCTTTCAAGTCTGCGATGGCAGCGGCGAAGATCCGAACTGTAGCAG GAGTGTGTTTGCGTTGTTCTTGAGCGCCACAGACCATCTGACCTACATGGGTGTCGAGATAGCAGCAGATGACTGGAGCACCTGCAGAATTGTCATGGCGCAAAGCGTCGAGCGACTCCGGTCGAATCTTGCGGGCAACGCTATCGCGCCAAAGAACCCTGTGGATGTCGTCATTGTAGATCATGCTGTGCAGATTGGTAGAAGCAGTTCCAGCTAG
- the LOC100837205 gene encoding lipase isoform X1 encodes MGRAAAVAAAMMVLLLLSTASHGTRREPSVKNSGQAPFVFNYTLAKTIVEYASAVYMTDLTALYTWTCSRCNDLVQGFEVRCIIVDVQNCLQAFIGVDHNLNAIVVAIRGTQVNSVQNWIKDLVWKQVNFNYPNMPNAKVHTGFYSTYNNTLLRPAITNAVRKARKLYGDISIIVTGHSMGGAMASFCALDLAIRLGSDNVHLMTFGQPRIGNAVFASYFAKYVPNTIRVTHEHDIVPHLPPYFFFLPHLTYRHFPREVWEHDVDGNKTFQVCDGSGEDPNCSRSVFALFLSATDHLTYMGVEIAADDWSTCRIVMAQSVERLRSNLAGNAIAPKNPVDVVIVDHAVQIGRSSSS; translated from the exons ATGGGGAGGGCCGCAGCCGTGGCGGCAGCTATGATGGTGCTCTTGCTGCTCTCTACAGCCTCACATGGAACACGGAGAG AACCCAGTGTCAAGAACAGTGGCCAGGCACCATTTGTTTTTAACTATACTCTAGCTAAGACAATTGTGGAATATGCTTCAGCT GTGTATATGACGGATCTAACAGCTCTATATACATGGACATGCTCAAGATGCAATGACTTGGTTCAA GGGTTTGAGGTTAGATGTATAATTGTTGATGTCCAGAACTGCTTGCAG GCATTCATTGGTGTTGATCATAATCTCAATGCTATCGTTGTTGCAATCAGGGGAACTCAAGTGAACAG TGTGCAGAACTGGATTAAGGACTTGGTATGGAAGCAGGTTAATTTCAACTATCCAAACATGCCCAATGCAAAG GTCCACACTGGATTTTACTCCACTTACAATAATACACTTTTACGCCCAGCTATCACAAATGCTGTTCGCAAAGCAAGGAAATTATACGGAGATATCAGCATAATAGTTACAGGGCATTCTATGGGTGGAGCGATGGCTTCTTTTTGTGCACTTGATCTTGCT ATCAGGCTTGGAAGTGACAATGTTCATCTCATGACTTTTGGGCAACCACGTATTGGCAATGCTGTTTTTGCCTCATACTTTGCCAAATATGTACCCAACACAATTCGAGTGACCCATGAGCATGATATTGTGCCTCATTTGCCCCcttatttcttcttcctcccacaCCTGACATACCGCCACTTCCCTAGAGAG GTATGGGAGCATGACGTTGATGGCAACAAAACCTTTCAAGTCTGCGATGGCAGCGGCGAAGATCCGAACTGTAGCAG GAGTGTGTTTGCGTTGTTCTTGAGCGCCACAGACCATCTGACCTACATGGGTGTCGAGATAGCAGCAGATGACTGGAGCACCTGCAGAATTGTCATGGCGCAAAGCGTCGAGCGACTCCGGTCGAATCTTGCGGGCAACGCTATCGCGCCAAAGAACCCTGTGGATGTCGTCATTGTAGATCATGCTGTGCAGATTGGTAGAAGCAGTTCCAGCTAG
- the LOC100829361 gene encoding F-box/FBD/LRR-repeat protein At1g13570 has product MSTPVPMDRASERLWRERGQDPRDLEALVGRILSYIHTVLPRPPSSAHGPALLAALLPHDDLDRLSLLPDELLCNVVSRLPVADAARTGALSRSWRGVWRSAPLVLIDSHLLRSGGAQDDPGLQVARADARRVTSAVSRILASHPGPFRCVHLTTSYMEEFRGLLARWLQLLAVKGVQELVLANRPWPLDLDLPAAFFGMPTLTRLYLALWKFPETAGLPRAAGFPNLRELGLCTVVLEARHMDFILARSPVLQILCLQGNLLMDRLTLRSHSLRCVQMISASDLEIGLEDAPQLERLIIWSAMGSIREGITGSCKRITIGHVPILSIIGYLEPELHTLVVGNTIIKAGTKAIPTTMVPTVKILGFKVRFGVRKEAKLLPCLLGCFPNVERLHIESKKTSEPTGKLSVKFWEGSGAIECVQSHINLLIFRNFRGERSELSFLKFFLERAHKLKRLVIVFGKGTFTSMSEAKSKVKPLYDAKWASKCCSLLLFECFFAEGQGAELENFERGSNFSVRDPFAVIVRA; this is encoded by the exons atgagcaCCCCTGTCCCGATGGACCGCGCGTCGGAGCGCCTGTGGCGGGAGCGGGGCCAGGACCCGCGGGACCTGGAGGCGCTCGTCGGCCGCATCCTCTCCTACATCCACACAGTCCTCCCGCGcccgccctcctccgcccACGGCCCCGCTCTCCTTGCCGCGCTCCTCCCGCACGACGACCTTGACcgtctctccctcctccccgacgaGCTCCTCTGCAACGTCGTCTCCCGCCTCCCCGTCGCCGACGCGGCCCGCACCGGCGCGCTCTCCCGCAGCTGGCGCGGGGTCTGGCGCTCCGCGCCGCTCGTCCTCATCGACTCCCACCTCCTGCGCTCCGGCGGAGCCCAAGACGACCCGGGACTGCAGGTGGCGCGGGCGGACGCACGGCGCGTGACATCCGCCGTGTCCCGCATCCTGGCCTCGCACCCGGGCCCCTTCCGCTGCGTCCACCTCACCACAAGCTACATGGAAGAGTTCCGGGGCCTGCTTGCGCGCTGGCTCCAGCTCCTCGCCGTCAAGGGCGTCCAGGAGCTCGTCCTCGCCAACCGCCCGTGGCCGCTCGACCTCGACCTCCCAGCCGCCTTCTTCGGCATGCCCACCCTCACCCGCCTCTACCTCGCCCTCTGGAAGTTCCCTGAAACGGCTGGACTGCCACGCGCTGCCGGCTTCCCCAACCTCCGCGAGCTCGGCCTCTGCACCGTCGTCCTCGAGGCCCGGCACATGGACTTCATCCTCGCCAGGAGCCCCGTGCTGCAGATCCTATGCCTCCAGGGTAACTTGCTCATGGATCGCCTCACCCTCCGTAGCCACAGCCTCCGCTGCGTGCAGATGATCTCAGCCTCCGATCTGGAAATTGGTCTGGAGGACGCCCCCCAGCTCGAGCGTCTCATCATCTGGTCTGCGATGGGATCCATCCGCGAAGGAATCACAGGCTCGTGCAAGAGAATCACGATTGGACATGTCCCCATACTAAGCATAATTGGCTACTTGGAGCCAGAATTGCACACGCTAGTGGTCGGCAACACCATCATCAAG GCTGGGACAAAGGCGATTCCAACAACCATGGTACCAACTGTCAAGATCCTTGGCTTCAAAGTGCGTTTCGGTGTCCGCAAGGAAGCCAAGCTGTTGCCTTGCTTACTCGGATGCTTTCCCAATGTTGAGAGGCTGCATATCGAG TCCAAGAAAACTTCTGAGCCCACTGGCAAGCTCAGTGTCAAGTTCTGGGAGGGGTCCGGTGCCATCGAATGTGTCCAGTCACACATTAACTTGTTGATCTTTCGTAACTTCAGAGGGGAGCGGAGCGAGCTTTCCTTCCTCAAGTTCTTCCTGGAGAGGGCACATAAGCTGAAAAGGCTGGTGATTGTGTTTGGCAAAGGAACCTTCACTTCAATGTCCGAGGCCAAGTCCAAGGTGAAACCTCTCTACGACGCAAAATGGGCCAGTAAATGCTGTTCACTGCTACTCTTTGAGTGTTTCTTTGCTGAAGGTCAAGGAGCTGAGTTAGAGAACTTTGAAAGAGGATCTAACTTTTCAGTGAGGGACCCTTTTGCCGTCATCGTCAGAGCTTAG
- the LOC100829670 gene encoding uncharacterized protein LOC100829670 has translation MRTSLVCKQWRCLIQDRQFVRCFHTLHQKLPVLGFFSNSTQIPRFLPTGDPPNCVATEAFSLPDPCWRILGCRHSLVLLVSSGWTKLQVWNPMTGNRQHVPVNPDANSRFGGVPQSNAAVLCAAGHNNGHGACRSCPFTIVWVYTCTGFAYVSIYSSEKGSWQIVVCSPTPSEVDSRPSVLVGNILYWPLKSKYILAFELGTCRLYHIECPPDTHSIYRRNVHIMKAEDGGLGLAALTEFNLCLWAHETDADGVTGWVLKRTILLDAFLTLKVPSLPLTDNHLAVRPPARILGLVEDDDSVFIWTKIGVFAVQLKSMQCKKVLEADVSATLFPYTGFYTTDAVDGHP, from the exons ATGCGGACGTCGCTCGTCTGCAAGCAATGGCGCTGCCTCATCCAAGACCGCCAATTCGTTCGCTGCTTTCACACACTCCATCAGAAACTCCCTGTGCTTGGCTTCTTCAGTAACAGCACTCAGATCCCTCGTTTTCTCCCCACTGGGGACCCTCCCAATTGTGTCGCAACGGAAGCTTTCTCCCTACCTGACCCCTGCTGGCGCATCCTTGGCTGCCGCCACAGCCTTGTCCTCCTCGTTAGCTCAGGTTGGACAAAACTCCAAGTGTGGAACCCCATGACTGGCAATCGGCAACATGTACCGGTTAATCCTGATGCAAACAGTCGTTTTGGTGGTGTTCCTCAGAGCAATGCTGCAGTGCTTTGTGCAGCCGGCCACAACAATGGCCATGGTGCCTGCCGCTCTTGCCCCTTCACCATAGTGTGGGTATACACCTGCACTGGCTTTGCATATGTCTCTATATACTCATCAGAGAAAGGCAGCTGGCAAATTGTGGTGTGTTCACCGACACCATCTGAGGTTGATTCAAGGCCTAGCGTCCTTGTCGGGAACATCTTGTACTGGCCGCTTAAATCAAAGTACATCCTTGCATTTGAGCTGGGCACATGTAGATTATACCATATTGAGTGTCCACCAGATACACACAGTATATACAGGCGGAATGTACACATCATGAAGGCAGAGGATGGCGGGCTAGGCCTTGCTGCCTTAACAGAATTCAACTTGTGCCTATGGGCGCACGAGACGGACGCTGATGGTGTTACAGGATGGGTGCTGAAGAGGACCATCCTGTTGGATGCATTCCTAACACTGAAAGTGCCATCTCTGCCATTGACAGATAATCATTTGGCTGTAAGGCCTCCAGCCAGGATATTGGGTCTCGTTGAGGATGATGATTCGGTTTTTATATGGACGAAAATTGGTGTCTTTGCAGTTCAGCTCAAGTCAATGCAGTGCAAGAAGGTTTTGGAAGCTGATGTGTCTGCAACTCTCTTCCCATACACTGGCTTTTATACCACAG ATGCTGTGGACGGCCACCCATGA